Genomic DNA from Acomys russatus chromosome 24, mAcoRus1.1, whole genome shotgun sequence:
agtatactattaattttattttcaaaacacaattaatgtaaaagaaaatgtaacacatATAAATTTTTACAGTAAGATTTATAGTATCTTCTCAGATATTTACCCTGATCCTATAATccgttttcttattttaaattttacttctttattaatttatatacaatatatagcTAAATAATTGACTGCATGTATTTGTTccatcatgtgcatgcctagtcCCATCAGAGATAAAAAGAGGAtgtgagaaacccttaaagaataGTTAAATTAGCAGTAATATGTGTGTTGCAAGTGGATCTTGGaccctctggaggagcagaaatTGCTCTTATTTACTGAACTATCATTTCAGCcactcatctttttctttatttagacaCTATCcaatatttttccattgtattcaGGCTATGAAACTTACTAGAATTAAGGTTCTACATTTAATGCTAGTTTCTGTGTGCTTTATAATTtgagatttgaaattttaaaatattaattatttcatCATGTTATTAAAAGTAATTTGTAAGTCCCACTATAATATTACACTTGGCTTTATAAAAATTACTAATTTGAAAACTAGTACAATGATAATTGTATATGAAGCTATGAAATTTTTAACATTGATACTcctttataatttcattttctagttTAGCTTTATATAATCTCTGACAAATATAATCTCAAGTTGCCCTGAGTTagaattgcttttttaaaattaaactgatAACTTCtaacctgtctctgtctttcttaaattttagttaaaaaatttttattagtaaggatattttcatttgtaaataatGTAACTGGGATGTTCAGAGGTAtctaatttcatttgttttgtattttacaaaTTCTCCTAGGTGTTAATGCAGAAAACTTATTGGATAGACTGATGTATCAATCTAAAATAGAGTTTGCTATAAATGCAGATGGAGAATCATAGCCTCACAGTGGTGACTGAATTCATCATAATGGGCATCACTGACCGCCCTGAGCTGCAGGCCCCATTATTTGGCCTGTTTCTCATCATCTATCTGATCTCACTGATGGGTAATATGGGCCTGATcatcctcaccatgatggactctcgGCTACAAACACCTAtgtatttctttctcagacaCCTGGCTATTACTGATCTAGGTTATTCTACTGCTGTGGGACCTAAAATGCTAGTAAATTTTATTGTTGATCAAAATACAATTACTAATCATCTTTGTGCAACACAGCTAACATTCTTTCTTGTGTTCATCATCTGTGAACTCTTTATTCTGTCTGCAAtgtcctatgaccgctatgtggccatctgtaagCCTCTGCTCTACACTGTCATAATGTCACACAGGGTATGCTGGGTGCTAGTGGCAGTTCCTTATATCtatagtgtcattatttctcttctCATCACTATAAAAATTTTTGCTTTACCCTTCTGTGGCTACAAGATCATTAGTCATTTCTGTGACAGTCTTCCTTTAATTTCATTGCTCTGCTCAAATACACATgaaattgaaattataattttgatTTCGGCAGGGTTCAATTTGGTTTCATCTCTAGTGGTTCTCCTATTTTCTTACCTACTAATTCTTATAGCGATTTTTAGGATGAATtcagcagaaggcaggcagaaagCTCTATCTACCTGTGGGTCCCACCTGACAGTGGTCACCGTCTTCTATGGGACTttgatatttatgtatgtgcagcCCAAGTCAAGTCACTCTTTTGACACTGATAAGGTGGCTTCCATTTTTTATACTCTTATTATACCTATGTTGAATCCATTAATCTACAGTCTAAGGAACCAAGATGTAAAATGTGCTCTAGAAAGGTTGTGGAGAGTATTGTGTAATATTCTTTCTTAATGTTACAGATAAAATTAATCTTATGATTTGTATCTTTTCTATGCATGTATCTAGCttaatagcaagaaaaaaaatcaaaatcatccAACATGTatttatcttaaattttattgttttaaatttttccccAACTGTTAATTG
This window encodes:
- the LOC127207180 gene encoding olfactory receptor 8K3-like, which produces MQMENHSLTVVTEFIIMGITDRPELQAPLFGLFLIIYLISLMGNMGLIILTMMDSRLQTPMYFFLRHLAITDLGYSTAVGPKMLVNFIVDQNTITNHLCATQLTFFLVFIICELFILSAMSYDRYVAICKPLLYTVIMSHRVCWVLVAVPYIYSVIISLLITIKIFALPFCGYKIISHFCDSLPLISLLCSNTHEIEIIILISAGFNLVSSLVVLLFSYLLILIAIFRMNSAEGRQKALSTCGSHLTVVTVFYGTLIFMYVQPKSSHSFDTDKVASIFYTLIIPMLNPLIYSLRNQDVKCALERLWRVLCNILS